A window of Parambassis ranga chromosome 10, fParRan2.1, whole genome shotgun sequence contains these coding sequences:
- the smtnl1 gene encoding smoothelin-like 1: protein MNEESPSQETAGSESNSQTDTTTNNQAGESEPVENKGSGETAEGQGLMEVGDKSEEDTEPKEAEEEVASVRDTDKPQNPEGDTEETGQDKDKTSTGVDMKGNSVPTKEVEEDQRRDQNEDKDKSEGDKKEKEEKTDVNEKEPKTPEKTKEVKEIDANTKDKNKIKEAEKQGKPKRKSGPPSGSVSRPRPSARSIRASAKNDIIAKFQQGAPETPLPRNFKIQRSAGAAATGASIKQKMLQWCHNKTRNYEGVNIENFSSSWCDGLAFCALIHRFFPDAFDYSSLNPKERKKNFTLAFSTAESLADCCPLLEVEDMIMMGDHPDPMCVFTYVQSLCHSLSKIEKERKDKEQAEKDKAGNEGKETEKGDDAAAETSAGKEEEESAQSEMMDRPEEKQGSCTETEGNDQEEDALKSCEMKEADGVLVKAES, encoded by the exons ATGAACGAAGAATCACCCAGCCAGGAAACAGCAGGATCAGAGTCAAACAGTCAGACTgacaccaccaccaacaaccag GCGGGTGAGTCGGAGCCAGTGGAAAATAAAGGCtcaggagagacagcagaagGTCAGGGGTTAATGGAGGTGGGGGATAAGAGTGAGGAAGACACAGAACcaaaagaggcagaggaagaagtggCCTCTGTTAGAGATACAGACAAGCCCCAAAACCCTGAAGGTGACACTGAAGAGACCGGACAAGATAAAGACAAAACATCCACAGGTGTTGATATGAAGGGTAATTCAGTGCCAACtaaggaggtggaagaggaccAGAGGAGAGACCAAAATGAAGACAAAGATAAGAgtgaaggtgataaaaaggaaaaggaagaaaagacagATGTGAATGAAAAAGAGCCAAAGACGccagagaaaacaaaagaagtAAAAGAAATTGATGCAAatacaaaagacaaaaacaagatcAAGGAGGCAGAAAAACAAGGGAAGCCCAAAAGAAAGAGCGGCCCTCCTTCTGGTTCTGTCTCCAGGCCGAGACCCTCCGCTCGCTCAATTAGAGCTTCCGCTAAAAATGACATTATTGCCAAGTTTCAACAGGGAGCTCCAGA GACTCCATTACCCCGCAACTTCAAAATTCAGAGGTCAGCTGGTGCCGCGGCTACAGGAGCTTCAATCAAACAGAAGATGCTTCAGTGGTGCCACAACAAGACTCGCAACTATGAG GGTGTCAACATAGAAAACTTCTCATCGTCCTGGTGTGATGGGCTGGCGTTCTGTGCTCTGATCCATCGTTTCTTCCCAGATGCTTTTGACTACAGCTCATTGAATcccaaagagaggaagaaaaacttCACTCTGGCCTTCAGCACTGCAGA GTCCCTGGCTGATTGCTGCCCTCTCCTGGAAGTGGAAGACATGATAATGATGGGTGACCACCCAGAccccatgtgtgtgttcacatatgTCCAGTCCCTCTGCCACAGCCTCTCTAAAATAGAGAAAGAGCGAAAGGACAAAGAACAGGCGGAGAAAGATAAGGCTGGTAACGAgggaaaggagacagagaaaggagatgatgcagctgcagagacatcAGCCgggaaggaagaggaagagtctGCCCAGAGTGAGATGATGGACAGGCCAGAGGAGAAACAGGgaagctgcacagagacagagggaaatGATCAGGAAGAAGATGCACTAAAGAGCTGTGAGATGAAGGAAGCTGATGGAGTGTTAGTAAAAGCAGAGTCCTAA
- the LOC114442758 gene encoding zinc finger protein 37-like has translation MSANMPPSSLSLESQLLSIMDVLVKAAVAEISQLFSESSSSLRLQLSQSLRENETLRMRMKVMRSELFSLKLQTRTTRPASRFAPIRGTITKPRPKSQALSKAAGAVGEAASRTLQTENKPPLSATQCADVESPDVILIKDEDDIGECGPVVGEGDFGNNRIQGAVAPDSEPSDSSCLTDNNEGLRIVSVHGRGEGPLQEESDTLFSASELQALSSLSEHVSPDSLLTFTTRGNDKAPMTVVQDNSLASNSQIERNHSTQMTSTTMNPTLKPSVVVDDGQSSHMSQFSQQQNVFPHSVNKPLDCSFCGKRFLSREELIVHRASHTGESPLPCSFCGKSFVNKTTLTIHMRIHTGEKPYACQQCGKRFTQNGSLKIHLRTHSGEKPYTCNQCPASFNNPSNLRRHMITHTNEGL, from the exons ATGTCTGCTAACATGCCGCCGAGCAGTCTGAGTCTGGAGTCACAGCTTCTGTCCATAATGGACGTGCTGGTGAAGGCAGCGGTGGCTGAAATCAGCCAGCTGTTCTCGGAGAGCTCGTCGTCTCTGCGCCTGCAGTTAAGCCAGAGCCTGAGAGAAAACGAAAccctgaggatgaggatgaaggtgatgaGGAGTGAACTCTTCTCCCTCAAGCTGCAGACCAGGACAACCCGACCAGCGAGCCGCTTTGCTCCGATCAGAGGAACCATCACCAAACCCAGACCTAAATCACAAG CTCTCAGTAAAGCAGCAGGAGCTGTTGGGGAAGCAGCTTCTAGGACTCTGCAAACCGAGAACAAGCCTCCCTTATCGGCCACTCAA TGTGCAGATGTGGAGAGTCCAGATGTCATTCTAATCAAAGATGAAGATGACATTGGAGAATGTGGACCAGTTGTTG GTGAGGGTGACTTTGGAAACAACCGTATCCAGGGTGCTGTTGCCCCTGATAGCGAGCCATCCGATTCCTCGTGCTTGACAGATAATAATGAAGGGCTGAGGATTGTGAGTGTTCACGGCAGAGGAGAGGGgcctctgcaggaggagagcgaCACTCTCTTCTCTGCTTCTGAACTCCAGGCTTTGagctctctgtctgaacacgtCAGCCCTGACAGTCTCTTGACTTTTACAACTAGAGGAAATGACAAAGCACCAATGACCGTGGTGCAGGATAACAGCCTGGCAAGCAACAGCCAAATAGAAAGAAATCATTCCACTCAGATGACTTCAACAACAATGAATCCCACTTTAAAACCATCAGTAGTAGTAGATGATGGTCAATCGAGTCACATGAGCCAATTCtcccagcagcaaaatgtcttcCCTCACAGCGTCAACAAACCCCTGGACTGCAGCTTCTGCGGAAAGCGCTTCCTCAGCCGCGAAGAACTGATTGTACACAGAGCGAGTCACACCGGGGAGTCGCCTCTTCCATGCAGCTTCTGCGGCAAGTCGTTTGTCAATAAAACCACTCTGACCATCCACATGCGCATTCACACCGGGGAGAAGCCATATGCATGTCAGCAGTGCGGGAAACGCTTCACACAGAACGGCAGTCTGAAGATTCACCTGAGGACACACTCCGGAGAGAAGCCGTACACCTGCAACCAGTGCCCGGCCAGCTTCAACAACCCCAGCAACCTGCGCAGACATATGATCACACACACCAATGAGGGGCTATGA
- the LOC114442780 gene encoding zinc finger protein 135-like: MSANMPPSSQNLASQLLSIMDVLVKAAVAEISQLFSESSSALRLQLSQSLRENETLRVRMKVMRSELFSLRESRRNITKPRSISEDSFTSNTLHFLSEPPVAEVTANTVCFTDQAECAGVQSPDVIGIKVEDDTEGCLPVFGQDDFGNHHKHSAVFSGCVSAGSSCLTGDNGAEGLRIISVYGKREGPLEKDSNTLSSASDLQALNCLSGNKLTPDDLCANNKVPITVLQDNSGKPARNSQLERHNNNQLVATAMNSAVKPSLAADDALQSHTGQFSQQQDVFPHTVNKPLNCKLLVSDGPIIEPPLPCSVCGMLLASRKTLRIHMRLHTGDKPYTCEQCGKRFAHRRSLKIHLRNHSGEKPFTCSQCPASFSDSSNHLGKEGASSGKQMLDKLISHSWMAANTKTTLRQCCPSCICSVTEIIYY, encoded by the exons ATGTCTGCTAACATGCCGCCGAGCAGTCAGAATCTGGCGTCACAGCTTCTGTCCATAATGGACGTGCTGGTGAAGGCAGCGGTGGCTGAAATCAGCCAGCTGTTCTCGGAGAGCTCGTCGGCTCTGCGCCTGCAGTTAAGCCAGAGCCTGAGAGAAAACGAAACCCTGAGGGtgaggatgaaggtgatgaGGAGTGAACTCTTCTCCCTcagagagagcagaagaaaTATCACTAAACCACGATCTATATCAGAAGACAGTTTCACTTCAAATACTTTACACT TTCTCAGTGAGCCCCCCGTGGCTGAAGTGACTGCAAACACTGTCTGCTTTACCGATCAGGCGGAG TGTGCAGGTGTGCAGAGTCCAGATGTCATTGGGATTAAAGTGGAAGATGACACAGAAGGATGTCTGCCAGTTTTTG gTCAGGATGACTTTGGAAACCATCATAAGCACAGTGCTGTTTTCAGTGGTTGTGTGTCAGCTGGTTCCTCCTGCTTGACAGGTGATAATGGGGCTGAGGGGCTGAGAATCATAAGTGTTTATGGCAAAAGAGAAGGGCCTCTGGAGAAGGACAGCAACACTCTCTCATCTGCTTCTGACCTTCAGGCTCTGAACTGTCTGTCTGGCAACAAACTAACACCTGACGATCTCTGTGCAAATAATAAAGTACCAATAACAGTGCTGCAGGATAACAGCGGCAAACCAGCAAGAAACAGCCAGCTTGAAAGACATAATAACAATCAGTTGGTTGCAACAGCAATGAATTCTGCTGTAAAGCCATCGCTTGCAGCAGATGATGCTCTGCAGAGTCACACGGGCCAGTTCTCTCAGCAGCAGGATGTCTTCCCTCACACCGTCAACAAACCCCTGAACTGCAAGCTTTTGGTGAGCGACGGCCCCATCATAGAACCCCCTCTTCCCTGTTCTGTCTGTGGCATGTTACTCGCCAGCAGAAAAACACTGCGCATACACATGCGTCTTCACACTGGTGACAAACCGTACACTTGTGAGCAGTGTGGAAAACGCTTTGCACATAGAAGAAGCCTGAAGATCCACCTAAGGAATCACTCCGGAGAGAAGCCGTTCACCTGCAGCCAGTGCCCAGCCAGCTTCAGCGACTCCAGCAACCATCTTGGAAAAGAAGGTGCCAGTTCTGGTAAACAGATGTTGGACAAGTTAATTTcacattcctggatggcagccaacACCAAGACTACTCTCAGACAATGCTGTCCAAGCTGTATTTGCTCTGTAACAGAAATAATTTATTACTAA